One Arachis hypogaea cultivar Tifrunner chromosome 18, arahy.Tifrunner.gnm2.J5K5, whole genome shotgun sequence genomic window, attatacttattactttaaatatttttgaagttgtctatttaattgtataaattataaaaagattatctTAATTACCTATTTAATTACACAGATATTGATAATTCATATAATTAAACAGATATGGTTTTATTTATCAAAGCTAGCTCGTTGTTTGAATATGCATGAGATAGACAACTCTTCAATCTTAATCATAACATAAGATATCATATCATGCAGTACTCTTACTAAGACAAGTGTCCCTTATTTGAAAATGCATGCTGGAAGAATTCAAGAGACACACGGCACAGGATTTGATAGCTCTGGTTGTCCACTTCTATCACTGTCACACTGTTGATACCAGTCTACTTTAACAGTTAAGTTTTGGAGGAACTAACATGATTAATcagtaaatacactaaataatgttAAGCAGAAGCCAACAAAACACACTCTGATCTTAAGCTTGTTGCTATTATTAGAGTTGATGTTGGTAGCAGGAAGCACAGGAAGAAAATTGAAGACCATAAAACACTAAAGCTAGTACTAAAGAAACACCAATCCATTATCATTCATCACAAAGAAGGAAGCCATGTCTAGCAGCACAGCTGGTCGAGTCATCAAGTGCAGAGGTACTATTACTTAGTCATGTTatgtttctttctctctttttcttcaatGCATTGATGAAATGATTATTGCATTGATAGCTGCGGTTGCATGGGAAGAAGGGAAGCCACTGGCCATAGAAGAAGTAGAGGTAGCACCACCAGAGGCCGGTGAAGTTCGCTTGAAGATCCTCTACACTAGTCTTTGTCATTCTGATCTTTACTTCTGGAAGAGCAAGGTATGCTTTACtctcttcttcacttcttcattAATATTCAAGATAACTTGTTTTATTCTTATTCAGGGGGGTAGGAATTTGTTGTTTCCTCGCATACTCGGTCATGAAGCTGCAGGGTTAGCCTATTATATCTTTCTTTCTTTGCAGAATCATATGTTCTTGCTTGTTTGATTAATTTTGAATAATCAGGATTGTGGAGAGCATAGGGGAGGGTGTGACAAATCTGAAGCCAGGAGATCATGTGCTACCTGTGTTCACCGGAGAGTGTGGCGAATGCCGAAGCTGCAAGTCTGAAGAGAGCAACCTCTGTGAAGTCCTCAGGCTCAACACTGATACTGGTGTCATGCTAAGTGATGGAAAATCAAGATTCTCCAAAGATGGAAAACCCATTTACCACTTCCTTGGAACTTCCACATTCAGTGAATACACTGTCTCACATGCTAAGTGTGTTATAAAGATCAACCCTGCTGCCCCACTTGACAAAGTTTGTGTTCTCAGTTGTGGAATCTGCACAGGTACTAACCACAATTACTACTTAATTAGTAACCAACTTTGATCCTTGCACAATGTCTTATCCCACTGGCTAGGATCGGCTATGTAAATATATAGAGTTAGTAAACAACCTAGATAAttgtaccttttttttttaatgttagaTTTGTTGATGTTTGTAGGACTTGGTGCAACCTTAAATGTGGCAAAACCAAAGCCCGGTTCTACTGTTGCTGTCTTTGGATTGGGAGCAGTTGGTCTTGCTGTATGTTTCTTTACTAATCCATTATACTTAGCATTGTATTTGAGTGATTTGAtagctttttttcttttccttgttgattGATGTTCATGTTTAGGCTGCTGAAGGGGCAAGGCTTTCTGGTGCATCAAGAATCATTGGAGTTGATATACTTTCTAGC contains:
- the LOC112771857 gene encoding alcohol dehydrogenase 1, which produces MSSSTAGRVIKCRAAVAWEEGKPLAIEEVEVAPPEAGEVRLKILYTSLCHSDLYFWKSKGGRNLLFPRILGHEAAGIVESIGEGVTNLKPGDHVLPVFTGECGECRSCKSEESNLCEVLRLNTDTGVMLSDGKSRFSKDGKPIYHFLGTSTFSEYTVSHAKCVIKINPAAPLDKVCVLSCGICTGLGATLNVAKPKPGSTVAVFGLGAVGLAAAEGARLSGASRIIGVDILSSRQEQAKSFGITDFVNPKDHDKPVQQVIVEMTDGGVDRALECTGHVEVAIAAFESVHDGWGVAVLVGLPSSEDEFKTKSINLLYERTVKGTFYGNYKPLSDIPSVVEKYMNKELELEKFITHSIPFSEINKSFDLMLKGESIRCLICMEG